One Desulfobulbus propionicus DSM 2032 DNA segment encodes these proteins:
- the pncA gene encoding bifunctional nicotinamidase/pyrazinamidase yields the protein MNHNSTPKAALIVVDVQNDFCPGGALAVPDGDRVVEPLNRAAAAFAAAGLPVVATRDWHPPHTGHFQPFGGLWPVHCVQNTPGAEFHPGLRLPADTILLFKGIDEQLDGYSAFDGVDDAGTVLADLVRQLGVGHLYIGGLATDYCVRATVLDARLRGLAVTVLIDAVAGVDLQPGDSERALAEIRAAGAQTCRVEELTL from the coding sequence ATGAACCACAACAGCACCCCCAAGGCCGCGTTGATCGTGGTGGATGTGCAGAACGATTTCTGTCCGGGCGGGGCATTGGCCGTGCCCGATGGCGACCGGGTGGTGGAACCGCTCAACCGGGCGGCGGCGGCCTTTGCTGCCGCCGGGCTGCCCGTCGTGGCCACCCGCGACTGGCACCCGCCGCATACCGGTCATTTTCAGCCCTTTGGCGGCCTATGGCCGGTGCACTGCGTCCAGAACACACCGGGCGCCGAATTTCATCCGGGCCTGCGCCTGCCCGCCGACACCATTCTTCTCTTCAAGGGCATTGACGAACAGCTGGACGGCTACTCGGCCTTCGACGGCGTGGACGATGCCGGCACCGTGCTGGCCGATCTTGTGCGCCAACTTGGCGTCGGCCACCTCTACATTGGCGGCCTGGCCACCGACTACTGCGTGCGCGCCACGGTCCTCGATGCCCGCCTGCGCGGCCTGGCGGTCACCGTGCTCATTGACGCCGTGGCCGGGGTCGATCTCCAGCCGGGCGACAGCGAACGGGCCCTCGCAGAGATACGCGCCGCCGGGGCCCAGACATGCCGGGTGGAGGAACTGACGCTGTAG